One Cenarchaeum symbiont of Oopsacas minuta DNA segment encodes these proteins:
- a CDS encoding Transcriptional regulator, translating to MKHKATLPQLKKFDVTQKIVVILADVEARAIIFSMVRESMTASDLSQTLKIPLSSVYKKLSDLKDLGLIDVEKNVLTKEGKKHKFYRSRIKDAEIVIKKFEPILTIHPNTKHRN from the coding sequence TTGAAACACAAGGCGACATTACCACAATTGAAAAAATTTGATGTTACGCAAAAAATTGTGGTAATACTAGCAGATGTAGAAGCTAGAGCAATCATTTTTTCCATGGTGAGAGAATCTATGACCGCATCTGATCTCTCACAAACTCTAAAGATACCACTAAGTTCAGTATACAAAAAATTATCCGACCTTAAAGATCTTGGCCTTATTGATGTAGAGAAAAATGTCTTGACAAAAGAGGGTAAAAAGCATAAATTTTATCGTTCACGTATAAAAGACGCAGAGATTGTAATAAAAAAATTCGAACCAATATTGACTATACATCCAAATACAAAACACCGTAACTAG
- a CDS encoding Cobalt transporter subunit (CbtB) yields MSRYMKVARHSTSVPKNATIILALVFVFGLFTIGFDQGHLFSIVQGAEAFDSMYLHELSHDLRHAAGFPCH; encoded by the coding sequence ATGTCAAGATACATGAAAGTTGCACGACATAGCACTAGTGTTCCAAAAAATGCAACGATCATTCTTGCTCTAGTCTTTGTATTTGGATTATTTACAATAGGCTTTGATCAAGGACATTTGTTTAGTATTGTACAGGGTGCAGAGGCATTTGATAGTATGTATTTGCACGAGCTCTCACATGACCTGCGCCATGCTGCAGGATTTCCATGCCATTGA
- a CDS encoding 5-formaminoimidazole-4-carboxamide-1-(beta)-D-ribofuranosyl 5'-monophosphate synthetase produces the protein MLTSVATLGSHCAMQVLKGAKDEGFKTVLICERKRESLYSRFSFIDKMILVDAFTEVADKKCQDELSDLDSILIPHGTLVSQLDSEKIEAMRTPIFGNKMMLRWESDRNLKEKIMRDANLKLPRTINSPSDIDTLVIVKRQGAAGGKGYFIASNKIEYERQRDLLVKNNVISKDEELYIQEYIPGVLAYLQFFYSPLDDQLEFFGADQRHESDIEGLGRIPANMQNDKVMSFNVIGNTPIVLRESLLEDAFNMGERFVKTSADSVKPGMNGPFCIEGTYDEDAKFTAFEFSARIVAGTNIYMDGSPYYGLLYGESISMGRRIAREIKRAKSDNRLDKITT, from the coding sequence ATGTTGACATCCGTTGCAACGCTTGGATCCCATTGTGCCATGCAGGTGCTAAAAGGTGCAAAAGATGAGGGCTTTAAGACCGTGCTCATATGTGAGAGAAAACGTGAGAGTCTGTATAGTAGATTTAGTTTTATCGATAAAATGATTCTAGTAGATGCATTCACAGAGGTAGCCGATAAAAAATGCCAAGATGAATTATCAGATCTAGATTCAATTCTGATACCTCACGGTACGCTAGTATCTCAATTAGACTCTGAAAAGATCGAAGCGATGCGCACTCCAATATTTGGCAACAAAATGATGCTCCGATGGGAATCAGATAGAAATCTAAAAGAAAAGATCATGCGTGATGCAAATCTAAAATTACCACGTACGATAAATTCGCCATCCGATATTGACACTTTGGTAATTGTCAAACGCCAAGGAGCAGCTGGTGGAAAAGGGTATTTTATAGCATCCAATAAAATAGAATATGAACGACAGAGAGATCTTCTTGTAAAAAATAATGTCATTAGTAAAGATGAAGAACTCTATATACAAGAATACATTCCAGGTGTTTTGGCATATTTACAATTTTTTTACTCTCCACTTGATGACCAACTTGAATTCTTTGGGGCAGACCAACGCCATGAATCAGATATAGAAGGACTTGGTAGGATACCTGCCAATATGCAAAATGATAAAGTAATGTCATTTAATGTCATAGGAAATACACCAATTGTTCTACGCGAATCGCTTTTAGAAGATGCCTTCAATATGGGCGAGAGATTTGTCAAAACATCTGCAGATTCTGTAAAACCCGGAATGAATGGACCTTTTTGTATAGAAGGTACATATGATGAAGATGCAAAATTTACAGCCTTTGAGTTTTCAGCTAGAATCGTAGCAGGAACCAACATCTACATGGATGGCTCGCCTTATTACGGTCTATTGTATGGCGAGTCGATAAGTATGGGAAGAAGAATCGCAAGAGAGATAAAACGTGCCAAATCTGATAACCGCCTAGACAAGATAACAACCTAG
- a CDS encoding DSBA oxidoreductase, giving the protein MNRYTKNGSFDKIFTIVLKPYYMKNRYLALVAIPVIIGILSVVYITQDSPKTDELTIAGLIDGASPILGNTDAEIIIIEWGDYQCEYCHKFHQNTLDAIKVKYVDTGVANIVFRDFILNGPDSELAALASHCAEDQGKFWEYHNALYENWGGERTGWITDESLLALAVSLDLDVSKFDLCVDSKTHTDRVIESTIYGKSIGIGATPTFLISNGQDVIKISGAQPMSVFERAIESL; this is encoded by the coding sequence GTGAATAGATACACCAAAAATGGTTCCTTTGACAAGATTTTTACCATAGTGTTAAAACCATACTATATGAAAAATAGATATCTTGCGCTAGTGGCAATTCCAGTCATTATTGGCATACTTTCAGTTGTATACATAACACAAGATTCACCAAAGACAGATGAATTAACTATTGCAGGATTAATAGATGGAGCATCCCCAATCTTGGGCAATACAGATGCAGAAATTATCATTATAGAGTGGGGAGATTATCAATGTGAATATTGTCACAAATTTCACCAAAATACACTAGATGCGATAAAAGTAAAGTATGTAGATACTGGAGTTGCAAATATCGTGTTTCGAGATTTCATCTTGAATGGTCCAGATTCAGAGCTTGCCGCACTAGCATCACATTGTGCAGAGGATCAAGGTAAATTTTGGGAGTATCATAATGCATTGTATGAAAACTGGGGCGGAGAACGTACTGGTTGGATAACAGATGAGTCATTGCTTGCACTTGCCGTTTCACTAGATCTCGATGTATCAAAATTTGATCTGTGTGTAGATTCAAAGACACATACAGATCGTGTCATAGAATCCACAATATATGGAAAAAGTATTGGTATTGGCGCAACACCAACATTTTTGATATCAAATGGCCAAGATGTAATAAAGATTAGTGGTGCCCAACCAATGTCCGTCTTTGAACGAGCCATTGAAAGTCTATAA
- a CDS encoding Cobalt transporter subunit (CbtA), which produces MKFLAFICVILVSGIVAGTIQGIANFVLVEPVLDRAISLENMALFDSGDVQNTVEFRLEHEAYRTWQKGGQIIASAILGMSFGSLFGLIYAYVKKSLPSSDTIKKSLILAAIMWLVLFAIPFVKYPSNPPTVGDPATVGERTMFYLGLITVSGLLMLGTCYILKFLHGNKKFLALAGCACIMGVTLILFPEPADTTNVPKDLLYDFRLASAISVTSFWITIPFVLGGLWRKFIPDVRDDFIE; this is translated from the coding sequence TTGAAATTTTTGGCGTTTATTTGCGTTATACTCGTATCTGGCATAGTTGCTGGTACAATTCAAGGAATAGCCAACTTTGTACTTGTTGAACCCGTCTTAGATAGAGCAATCTCACTTGAAAATATGGCACTCTTTGACTCTGGAGATGTGCAAAATACTGTTGAATTCCGTCTAGAGCACGAAGCATATCGTACATGGCAAAAAGGTGGACAAATTATCGCAAGCGCCATACTTGGAATGTCGTTTGGTTCATTATTTGGACTCATATACGCATATGTGAAAAAATCACTTCCAAGCTCTGATACTATAAAAAAATCATTGATACTTGCAGCAATAATGTGGCTTGTATTATTTGCCATCCCATTTGTAAAATATCCATCAAACCCACCCACTGTGGGGGATCCGGCAACCGTGGGAGAGAGAACCATGTTTTATCTTGGATTAATTACAGTCTCTGGATTGTTAATGTTGGGGACTTGCTATATTTTGAAATTTTTACATGGAAATAAAAAATTTCTAGCACTTGCAGGATGTGCATGTATCATGGGTGTGACTTTGATATTGTTTCCTGAACCAGCAGACACTACAAACGTCCCAAAGGATCTATTATATGATTTTAGATTAGCATCTGCCATATCTGTGACAAGTTTTTGGATTACAATTCCATTTGTACTAGGAGGACTGTGGCGTAAATTCATACCTGATGTAAGAGATGATTTTATAGAGTAA
- a CDS encoding peptide chain release factor 1 codes for MVKIKIEKQDSVKLYRIRKTLDELSDKTGHGTELITVYIPKGKQLHEVVSILKEEQGTADNIKSDLTRTHVVDSLNKVIQRLKMYKKTPERGMVIFCGALPPEGGGPIGNEVIRAYEIDPPKDLKTFLYRCDDHFHVEILKNMLKDDNLIGFLAIDAKDAGWGLLHGDRIDVLSETGSGVAGKHRQGGQSAKRFQKLREMEMTYYFNRVANVTREYFIDIYQIKGLVVSGPGPTKEEFVNGGYLEYRLQNMIIDTIDASYAGSEGVREAFDKAGDILSNFRLVEEKRIIESLFMKINSHSGLGSYGMDEVINLLKNNVVKTLLVTDDTDMHKLDIKCNKCSHVQEKILKRPNLIEYRTGVLNNPCPKCKSTDLEASERDLIDYLALLASKTGTAIEVISGKTEHGSMLASLGKIGAILRYNPGHMKSKLGSQ; via the coding sequence ATGGTCAAAATAAAGATCGAAAAACAAGACTCTGTTAAATTATATCGCATACGTAAAACATTGGATGAGCTCTCAGATAAGACAGGGCACGGAACAGAACTCATCACAGTTTACATACCAAAAGGAAAACAGTTACACGAAGTTGTAAGTATTCTCAAAGAAGAGCAAGGAACAGCAGATAATATAAAATCTGATCTTACTCGCACACATGTAGTTGACTCTCTCAACAAGGTCATACAGAGGCTAAAGATGTACAAAAAGACACCAGAGCGTGGCATGGTGATCTTTTGTGGAGCTCTGCCTCCTGAAGGTGGCGGACCCATAGGCAACGAGGTCATACGGGCATACGAGATAGATCCCCCAAAGGATCTAAAGACGTTTCTGTACAGATGTGATGATCATTTTCACGTAGAGATCTTGAAAAATATGCTAAAAGATGACAATTTGATTGGATTTTTGGCTATCGATGCAAAAGATGCCGGATGGGGTCTATTACACGGAGACAGAATAGACGTTTTATCTGAGACAGGTTCTGGTGTTGCAGGTAAACATAGACAGGGAGGTCAGTCTGCAAAAAGATTTCAAAAGCTTCGTGAGATGGAGATGACATATTACTTTAATCGCGTAGCAAATGTAACCCGAGAATATTTCATAGATATTTATCAAATAAAAGGACTTGTGGTATCAGGTCCAGGACCTACAAAAGAAGAGTTTGTCAACGGAGGATATCTAGAATACAGACTGCAGAATATGATAATTGATACAATTGATGCATCATATGCAGGCTCTGAAGGTGTTAGAGAAGCCTTTGACAAGGCAGGCGATATACTCTCAAATTTTAGACTTGTGGAAGAAAAGCGCATAATCGAATCTTTGTTTATGAAGATAAATTCACATTCTGGTCTTGGAAGCTATGGAATGGATGAGGTTATCAACTTGCTCAAAAACAACGTCGTAAAGACGCTGCTAGTTACAGATGATACTGATATGCACAAGTTGGATATAAAATGCAACAAGTGCTCACATGTACAAGAAAAAATATTAAAACGTCCCAATCTTATCGAGTATCGAACTGGAGTGTTAAATAATCCATGCCCAAAGTGTAAAAGTACAGATTTAGAAGCAAGTGAACGAGATTTGATCGACTATTTGGCACTTTTGGCATCAAAGACTGGAACTGCCATTGAAGTCATATCTGGCAAGACCGAACATGGATCCATGCTTGCAAGTCTTGGAAAAATTGGCGCCATACTTCGATACAATCCTGGACATATGAAATCAAAACTAGGGTCACAATAA